One Stigmatopora nigra isolate UIUO_SnigA chromosome 1, RoL_Snig_1.1, whole genome shotgun sequence DNA segment encodes these proteins:
- the LOC144206709 gene encoding Ig-like V-type domain-containing protein FAM187A isoform X1 — protein MIPLFIFLLFTEAWSHEAPREKDNVFSTKPCPAFLIFFNTAYQAGATVELPCRCKPEKIQSVVWFYREHTSFSEATRALTDDNGNKLLDPSQIPHGADLRSRFSIRLFSLIIFQTSVEDSGVYICGSTQGDYFYAYDLDIQEVQELSFTSRPSPEIQNKTIKDVNGQISGQLYQVFTTFRPWSRCDRCGILGEQIRVGLCYVRSRYLHVRYKWVQKNVVSCGSGAVPESFSHVKQKGTGARLEIRNCNVTCPTKVLSASKPDNKQGSESIIMQDMQVSYVNHPAGQILTLNCPEARPYVAVAWDRGSKPIYRSQISVDQNSTFTSPRIHIDVGHHLVFTPAQIQDSDVYYCWLKGKRVTEIHLLVYPHFGRGMPPTSHPDFSLAIQIVFKSYAAMTGLFCVYIFVRVCIRHRRRGAHLD, from the exons ATGATTCccctcttcatcttcctcctcttcaccGAGGCTTGGAGCCATGAGGCTCCCAGGGAAAAGGATAATGTTTTTTCAACAAAACCCTGCCCAGCTTTCCTAATTTTCTTCAACACAGCCTACCAAGCGGGAGCCACTGTGGAGTTGCCTTGCCGCTGCAAACCTGAAAAA ATCCAGTCCGTGGTTTGGTTTTACAGGGAGCATACGTCTTTCTCCGAAGCCACCAGAGCCCTGACTGATGACAATGGAAACAAACTGCTGGACCCCAGCCAAATTCCCCATGGCGCTGACTTGCGCAGTCGTTTCTCAATTCGTCTCTTTAGCCTGATTATCTTTCAAACGTCTGTGGAGGACTCGGGTGTCTACATCTGTGGGTCGACTCAAGGCGACTACTTCTACGCCTATGATCTGGACATCCAGGAGGTGCAGGAGCTTAGCTTCACATCAAG GCCTTCTCCTGAAATTCAGAACAAGACTATCAAAGATGTGAATGGACAAATATCTGGTCAGCTCTACCAAGTTTTCACTACATTCCGTCCATGGTCACGGTGTGATCGCTGCGGCATTCTGGGCGAGCAAATCCGAGTGGGGCTCTGCTACGTTCGCTCTCGCTACCTACATGTGCGCTACAAGTGGGTCCAGAAGAACGTGGTGTCCTGTGGCTCAGGGGCAGTGCCCGAGTCTTTCAGCCATGTGAAGCAAAAAGGAACTGGAGCTAGGCTGGAAATCAGAAACTGTAATGTAACTTGTCCAACGAAGGTGCTGTCTGCTTCAAAACCAGATAATAAACAGGG TTCTGAATCCATAATAATGCAAGACATGCAAGTTTCCTACGTGAACCACCCAGCCGGGCAAATCCTGACCCTCAACTGTCCAGAGGCTCGGCCATATGTAGCGGTGGCGTGGGACAGAGGATCCAAACCCATTTATCGATCGCAGATTTCTGTTGATCAAAATTCAACTTTCACATCTCCGAGGATTCATATTGATGTTGGGCATCATCTCGTCTTCACTCCTGCACAAATTCAGGACTCAG ATGTGTACTATTGCTGGCTAAAGGGGAAACGTGTAACTGAGATACACCTGCTCGTCTACCCCCATTTTGGGCGTGGCATGCCCCCTACATCACATCCAGACTTTTCATTGGCCATACAGATAGTTTTTAAATCATATGCAGCCATGACGGGACTGTTCTGCGTATACATCTTCGTTCGAGTTTGCATTAGACACCGGAGGAGAGGTGCCCATTTGGACTGA
- the LOC144206709 gene encoding Ig-like V-type domain-containing protein FAM187A isoform X2, with the protein MGCYRHELKASQHIKYMDTLQIQSVVWFYREHTSFSEATRALTDDNGNKLLDPSQIPHGADLRSRFSIRLFSLIIFQTSVEDSGVYICGSTQGDYFYAYDLDIQEVQELSFTSRPSPEIQNKTIKDVNGQISGQLYQVFTTFRPWSRCDRCGILGEQIRVGLCYVRSRYLHVRYKWVQKNVVSCGSGAVPESFSHVKQKGTGARLEIRNCNVTCPTKVLSASKPDNKQGSESIIMQDMQVSYVNHPAGQILTLNCPEARPYVAVAWDRGSKPIYRSQISVDQNSTFTSPRIHIDVGHHLVFTPAQIQDSDVYYCWLKGKRVTEIHLLVYPHFGRGMPPTSHPDFSLAIQIVFKSYAAMTGLFCVYIFVRVCIRHRRRGAHLD; encoded by the exons ATGGGATGTTACCGCCATGAATTAAAAGCATCACAGCACATAAAGTATATGGACACGTTGCAG ATCCAGTCCGTGGTTTGGTTTTACAGGGAGCATACGTCTTTCTCCGAAGCCACCAGAGCCCTGACTGATGACAATGGAAACAAACTGCTGGACCCCAGCCAAATTCCCCATGGCGCTGACTTGCGCAGTCGTTTCTCAATTCGTCTCTTTAGCCTGATTATCTTTCAAACGTCTGTGGAGGACTCGGGTGTCTACATCTGTGGGTCGACTCAAGGCGACTACTTCTACGCCTATGATCTGGACATCCAGGAGGTGCAGGAGCTTAGCTTCACATCAAG GCCTTCTCCTGAAATTCAGAACAAGACTATCAAAGATGTGAATGGACAAATATCTGGTCAGCTCTACCAAGTTTTCACTACATTCCGTCCATGGTCACGGTGTGATCGCTGCGGCATTCTGGGCGAGCAAATCCGAGTGGGGCTCTGCTACGTTCGCTCTCGCTACCTACATGTGCGCTACAAGTGGGTCCAGAAGAACGTGGTGTCCTGTGGCTCAGGGGCAGTGCCCGAGTCTTTCAGCCATGTGAAGCAAAAAGGAACTGGAGCTAGGCTGGAAATCAGAAACTGTAATGTAACTTGTCCAACGAAGGTGCTGTCTGCTTCAAAACCAGATAATAAACAGGG TTCTGAATCCATAATAATGCAAGACATGCAAGTTTCCTACGTGAACCACCCAGCCGGGCAAATCCTGACCCTCAACTGTCCAGAGGCTCGGCCATATGTAGCGGTGGCGTGGGACAGAGGATCCAAACCCATTTATCGATCGCAGATTTCTGTTGATCAAAATTCAACTTTCACATCTCCGAGGATTCATATTGATGTTGGGCATCATCTCGTCTTCACTCCTGCACAAATTCAGGACTCAG ATGTGTACTATTGCTGGCTAAAGGGGAAACGTGTAACTGAGATACACCTGCTCGTCTACCCCCATTTTGGGCGTGGCATGCCCCCTACATCACATCCAGACTTTTCATTGGCCATACAGATAGTTTTTAAATCATATGCAGCCATGACGGGACTGTTCTGCGTATACATCTTCGTTCGAGTTTGCATTAGACACCGGAGGAGAGGTGCCCATTTGGACTGA